A single window of Vibrio campbellii CAIM 519 = NBRC 15631 = ATCC 25920 DNA harbors:
- the cyoD gene encoding cytochrome o ubiquinol oxidase subunit IV encodes MANSSEHGQGGQAHGSVKEYVNGLILSIILTVVPFAMVMAGIGSKPLIIGVIMVFAVAQIFVQLVFFLHMNTSSKQMWNTSSAVFVVVIVAIILIGSLWIMEHLNHNMLMGY; translated from the coding sequence ATGGCTAATTCATCTGAACACGGTCAAGGCGGACAGGCTCACGGTAGCGTAAAAGAGTATGTGAATGGTTTAATCCTATCCATAATTCTTACTGTCGTACCTTTTGCTATGGTGATGGCCGGGATCGGTTCAAAGCCGCTGATCATTGGTGTAATCATGGTTTTCGCAGTAGCACAAATCTTTGTTCAACTTGTGTTCTTTTTACATATGAACACTTCATCAAAGCAGATGTGGAATACCTCTTCCGCCGTCTTTGTTGTGGTGATTGTTGCAATTATCCTCATCGGTTCATTGTGGATTATGGAACACTTAAATCACAATATGCTGATGGGTTATTAA
- the cyoE gene encoding heme o synthase: protein MYRPYLKITKPGIIGGNLVAAIGGVLLASQGNIDWLLLLAVCMGTSLIVASGCVFNNVIDKDIDRLMKRTCERELVKNVIPVSNALIWATVLGLSGFYILSQFTTTVALQFGVLGFVVYVGLYSLYYKRKSVYGTLIGGLSGACPPVIGYCAVTGHFDAGAAILFITFCIWQLPHSYAIAIYRFDDYKAASIPVLPVEVGIARARLHIIAYIIAFAVAALALNYLGYAGSWYALGVGLVSLHWLYIAKVGYQKVPDAQWGKQMLLCSIANIMVFCLLISLDFSEGELSENIQAHNTIVFNLLGQI from the coding sequence ATGTATAGGCCTTATTTAAAAATTACCAAACCCGGTATTATCGGCGGCAACTTAGTTGCCGCCATCGGGGGTGTACTTCTCGCTTCTCAAGGCAATATCGATTGGCTATTACTGCTTGCTGTTTGTATGGGTACTAGCCTAATCGTTGCGTCTGGCTGTGTTTTCAACAATGTGATCGATAAAGATATAGATCGCTTGATGAAACGCACCTGTGAAAGAGAACTCGTTAAAAATGTGATACCTGTGTCTAACGCGCTTATTTGGGCTACAGTATTAGGCTTGTCCGGCTTTTATATATTAAGCCAATTCACAACTACGGTTGCATTGCAATTTGGTGTACTCGGATTCGTTGTCTATGTCGGTTTATATAGCCTTTATTACAAGCGTAAATCCGTTTACGGCACATTGATAGGTGGACTTTCAGGGGCCTGTCCTCCGGTTATCGGTTATTGCGCAGTAACAGGCCACTTTGATGCAGGCGCTGCAATCTTATTCATTACCTTCTGTATCTGGCAGCTTCCGCATTCCTATGCCATTGCCATTTACCGATTTGATGATTACAAAGCAGCATCCATTCCAGTTCTACCTGTAGAGGTAGGAATAGCACGTGCTCGTTTACACATCATTGCTTACATTATTGCGTTTGCTGTTGCAGCCTTAGCACTTAACTATCTCGGTTATGCGGGAAGCTGGTATGCGTTAGGTGTTGGTTTAGTCAGTCTTCACTGGTTATATATTGCCAAAGTAGGCTACCAGAAAGTGCCAGATGCGCAATGGGGCAAGCAGATGTTGCTGTGTTCAATCGCTAACATCATGGTGTTTTGTTTGCTTATTTCTCTCGACTTTTCAGAGGGAGAACTATCAGAAAATATTCAAGCTCATAACACCATAGTTTTTAATCTTCTGGGGCAAATTTAA
- a CDS encoding SCO family protein, producing MTKNPVKIVLLLGALAIAGIFALYISNSTVPIGEKQKALKDLGGEFQLNSLDGTVSLNQFKGQTVVLYFGFLNCAEVCPSSMGVMSAAFSLLPPEEYANVQGIFISVDPGRDDLDSLDKFAKYFDKRIKGLTGTKNEIDALTQQYGVYFDLVDMESSELSYTVDHASLFYIINPEGKLVDAMSHTTTPVELAAGIDRARSKALANN from the coding sequence ATGACGAAAAACCCTGTAAAAATTGTGCTCCTTCTTGGGGCACTTGCCATCGCTGGTATATTCGCACTTTACATCAGCAACAGCACAGTCCCGATCGGAGAAAAACAAAAAGCGCTTAAAGATCTTGGCGGGGAGTTTCAATTGAATAGCCTTGATGGCACCGTCAGTCTAAACCAATTTAAAGGGCAAACTGTCGTTCTATATTTTGGATTCCTAAACTGTGCTGAAGTCTGTCCCTCTTCAATGGGCGTGATGTCGGCTGCTTTTTCTCTGTTACCACCTGAAGAATATGCGAACGTACAAGGTATCTTTATCAGCGTCGATCCTGGTCGTGATGACCTTGATTCTCTCGACAAATTTGCAAAGTATTTTGATAAACGCATTAAAGGGCTAACAGGAACTAAAAATGAAATAGATGCCTTGACACAACAGTATGGTGTTTACTTTGATTTAGTTGATATGGAGTCTTCTGAACTTAGCTACACCGTAGACCACGCATCTCTTTTCTACATTATTAACCCAGAAGGGAAGTTGGTTGATGCAATGAGCCACACAACAACACCTGTTGAGCTAGCTGCAGGTATTGATAGAGCTCGTAGCAAAGCCCTTGCTAATAACTAA
- a CDS encoding copper chaperone PCu(A)C, with product MKKTVLLATLALATFQASAHDHDHSAHDTAMADTKTYHAVQTINNVLTIENARAKATIPGVKVSAGYMTISNDTDKPIRLVEAKSSIAKHTEIHRMFMRDNKMAMRKVDALEIPAKGSVELKPNDYHLMFMGVTETLKPGQDIKTTLVDDTGRSFDVQVTVMPMTKY from the coding sequence ATGAAAAAGACCGTACTATTAGCCACATTGGCACTGGCTACATTCCAAGCTTCTGCTCATGACCACGACCACAGTGCTCATGACACTGCAATGGCTGATACTAAGACATATCATGCAGTACAAACTATTAATAACGTACTTACGATTGAAAATGCTCGTGCTAAAGCAACAATACCAGGGGTAAAGGTCAGCGCAGGTTATATGACGATATCCAACGATACCGATAAGCCTATTCGCCTTGTAGAGGCGAAATCATCTATAGCAAAACACACTGAGATCCATCGTATGTTTATGCGTGATAATAAGATGGCAATGCGTAAAGTTGATGCACTAGAGATTCCTGCAAAAGGTTCTGTTGAGCTAAAACCAAATGATTATCACCTAATGTTCATGGGTGTAACAGAAACTTTAAAGCCTGGACAAGACATCAAAACGACTTTAGTTGACGACACTGGCAGAAGTTTTGACGTGCAAGTGACGGTTATGCCTATGACTAAGTATTGA
- a CDS encoding DUF3820 family protein yields the protein MLKKDNLIKLARMQMPFGKYAGRVLIDLPEEYLLWFDKKGFPEGELGALMQLCLALKIEGLESVVKPLKYDK from the coding sequence ATGTTAAAAAAAGACAACCTCATTAAACTCGCTAGAATGCAAATGCCGTTTGGCAAATACGCTGGGCGTGTACTTATTGATCTTCCGGAGGAATATCTACTCTGGTTCGATAAAAAAGGTTTTCCGGAAGGGGAATTGGGGGCGTTAATGCAGCTCTGTTTAGCTCTCAAGATTGAGGGCTTAGAATCTGTTGTAAAACCACTTAAGTATGATAAATAG
- a CDS encoding cysteine-rich CWC family protein translates to MKSPCRAACKNNGGICSGCHRTVEEIIQWKNKSDAQRDAIIEQLVGNDSTHSCPECGTNAHCDIAAGKETCWCFNIETRDLPEAEAGQLCLCRKCLEKKPVA, encoded by the coding sequence ATGAAGTCACCTTGCCGCGCGGCCTGTAAAAACAATGGCGGGATCTGTTCTGGTTGCCACCGAACTGTGGAAGAAATCATTCAGTGGAAAAATAAGTCTGACGCTCAACGAGACGCCATCATTGAGCAATTAGTTGGGAATGATTCGACCCACTCTTGCCCTGAATGTGGCACGAACGCGCACTGTGATATTGCTGCTGGGAAAGAAACGTGTTGGTGCTTTAATATTGAGACCAGAGATTTACCAGAGGCAGAGGCAGGACAGCTCTGTTTATGTCGTAAGTGTTTGGAGAAAAAGCCAGTCGCCTAG
- a CDS encoding HopJ type III effector protein, giving the protein MELKQFLDALAASPETVEFETAMAAIEANYEFTPAAFVNGETQNNAGENNSSCKIFAFGQLNNLSKEATLACFGRFYREDVLAHPANNDHQNIRNFMVTGWDGVKFESQALAQK; this is encoded by the coding sequence ATGGAACTAAAACAATTTTTGGATGCGCTAGCGGCATCACCAGAGACTGTTGAATTTGAAACGGCAATGGCAGCCATTGAGGCAAACTACGAGTTTACGCCAGCGGCCTTTGTGAATGGTGAAACGCAGAATAATGCAGGTGAGAACAACAGTTCATGCAAGATCTTCGCTTTTGGTCAACTGAATAACCTAAGCAAAGAAGCAACGTTGGCGTGTTTTGGTCGTTTCTACCGAGAAGATGTGTTGGCGCACCCAGCGAATAACGACCATCAAAACATTCGTAACTTTATGGTGACGGGTTGGGATGGCGTGAAGTTTGAATCCCAAGCGTTAGCGCAGAAATAG
- a CDS encoding choice-of-anchor I family protein has translation MTTPFKAIGVLALSSLAIACSSQPDDSLSSFTAQCKASVAPVAGEASIQGLTFMGTSIADAPFDTSAAEIVQYDACTDKLYVVNAQAKRVDVLSMDDKGAPTQTAFIDLNIAGKTAGVEIGAANSVAVFNGLVAVAIENSDKQANGIIGLYRSDDLSLITTFPTGALPDMVGFSKDGRYIATANEGEPNGDYSVDPEGSITLIDLSQGVNQAEVTQIGFNEFDGARKSELPAGVRISGPNATVAQDLEPEYLTFADNGKIYVALQENNAMAIVNPESKSVEKIVGLGEKSWSESKLDASNKDKIIGNFKSYPQLVGLYMPDTLDSYSVDGKTYILSANEGDGREYGFKTTQALCDQAGFKWDEDDYLGTDEYTSEQGTCLSHVDEVRGKKLKVAADHPLAEALKDNKQLARLKVIKPEQTLSAQNNVQAYGARSFSIWDENGELVFDSGDDFATIALMNEGKNFNSTNDSNDSGDDRSDDKGIEPEAIEVAQINSRHYAFIGLERQGGIMIYDITDPKQAQFLHYVNRRDYSQPVCTEVEDSECTNNTYNPKAGDLAPESINYFGRNGQHFIAVGNEVSGTTSVFRIEL, from the coding sequence ATGACCACCCCATTTAAGGCAATAGGCGTATTGGCATTATCTTCACTTGCCATCGCATGTTCATCTCAACCTGACGATTCTCTCTCTTCGTTTACAGCCCAATGTAAAGCATCGGTAGCACCTGTTGCGGGAGAGGCATCCATCCAAGGATTGACCTTTATGGGAACGTCTATCGCTGACGCACCATTCGACACATCAGCAGCAGAAATCGTTCAATATGATGCGTGTACTGACAAGCTTTACGTAGTCAACGCTCAAGCAAAGCGTGTCGATGTGCTTTCTATGGATGACAAAGGCGCACCAACACAAACCGCCTTCATTGATCTCAACATCGCGGGCAAAACAGCGGGCGTTGAAATTGGTGCAGCAAACAGTGTTGCAGTCTTTAATGGTTTAGTCGCTGTTGCGATTGAAAACAGCGATAAACAAGCAAATGGCATTATTGGTTTGTATCGCTCGGATGATTTGTCGCTTATCACCACCTTCCCTACCGGCGCACTGCCAGATATGGTTGGCTTCTCAAAAGACGGCAGATACATCGCAACAGCAAACGAAGGTGAGCCAAATGGTGACTACAGTGTCGACCCAGAAGGCAGCATCACGCTGATCGACTTGAGCCAAGGCGTAAACCAAGCAGAGGTCACGCAGATTGGTTTCAATGAGTTCGATGGTGCACGTAAGTCTGAATTGCCTGCTGGTGTTCGAATCTCAGGTCCAAATGCCACGGTGGCGCAGGATCTAGAGCCGGAATACCTCACTTTTGCAGACAACGGCAAAATCTACGTTGCACTGCAAGAGAACAATGCGATGGCAATCGTAAACCCTGAAAGCAAATCGGTAGAGAAGATTGTCGGTCTAGGCGAGAAATCTTGGTCTGAATCAAAACTGGATGCCTCGAACAAAGACAAAATCATTGGTAATTTTAAGAGTTACCCTCAACTGGTTGGTCTGTACATGCCAGATACCCTCGACAGTTACTCGGTAGATGGCAAAACTTACATACTCTCTGCCAACGAAGGTGACGGTCGTGAATATGGCTTCAAAACAACGCAAGCGCTATGTGACCAAGCGGGCTTTAAGTGGGATGAAGACGATTACCTCGGTACAGATGAATATACTTCTGAGCAAGGCACCTGTTTAAGCCATGTTGATGAGGTACGAGGTAAGAAGCTGAAAGTCGCAGCAGACCACCCATTAGCAGAAGCACTAAAAGACAACAAACAACTCGCGCGTCTAAAAGTGATTAAGCCTGAACAAACACTTTCTGCGCAAAACAACGTTCAAGCGTACGGTGCCCGTTCATTCTCTATCTGGGATGAAAACGGTGAGTTGGTTTTCGATAGTGGTGACGATTTCGCGACCATCGCATTGATGAATGAAGGTAAGAACTTCAACAGCACTAACGATAGCAATGACAGCGGCGATGACCGCAGCGACGACAAAGGCATTGAGCCAGAGGCGATTGAAGTGGCACAAATCAATAGTCGTCATTACGCGTTCATCGGTTTGGAACGCCAAGGTGGCATCATGATTTATGACATCACAGACCCGAAGCAAGCGCAGTTCCTGCATTACGTAAACCGTCGTGATTACAGCCAACCAGTTTGTACAGAAGTGGAAGATAGCGAATGTACGAACAATACTTACAATCCAAAAGCAGGTGATTTGGCGCCGGAGTCAATCAACTACTTTGGTCGTAACGGACAACACTTTATCGCAGTAGGCAATGAAGTTTCAGGCACGACGTCTGTGTTTCGAATTGAGCTTTAA
- a CDS encoding 4a-hydroxytetrahydrobiopterin dehydratase → MLNEQKCEACSIDAIALSKEEQQSLLLQLSDWQIIERDEIPQLEKVYKFKNFKQAWAFSNKIAELAEDEFHHPSILLEWGKVTITWWSHSIKGLHKNDFICASKCDALAIEE, encoded by the coding sequence ATGTTGAATGAACAAAAATGCGAAGCTTGTAGTATCGATGCCATTGCACTTAGTAAAGAGGAACAACAGTCTCTGCTGCTGCAATTGTCTGATTGGCAGATCATTGAGAGAGATGAGATTCCTCAACTTGAAAAGGTCTACAAGTTTAAGAACTTCAAACAAGCGTGGGCGTTTAGCAACAAGATTGCTGAGCTTGCAGAAGATGAATTCCATCACCCATCTATCTTACTGGAGTGGGGCAAAGTGACCATCACTTGGTGGAGCCACTCTATAAAAGGTCTGCATAAGAACGACTTTATCTGTGCTTCGAAGTGCGATGCATTGGCGATTGAAGAATAG
- the phhA gene encoding phenylalanine 4-monooxygenase yields the protein MTQYHSKPVDQDGRVEWSHEEDAIWRDLVTRQMSVIQDRACEAYLHGLKLLDLPQDRVPQLPEINRVLMETTGWQVEPVPALIDFDRFFNLLGNKRFPVATFLRTREEFDYLQEPDFFHEIFGHCAMLTNPDFAAFTEHYGQLGQAATPKQRGYLARLYWFTVEFGLVREGNQTKIYGGGILSSPGETIYSLESNIAIRGEFDLQTVLRTPYRIDIMQPKYYVIEDLSQLFQISQLNLLKQADLAIEAGLLPPLFEPKEPAHVE from the coding sequence ATGACTCAGTATCATTCAAAACCCGTCGATCAGGATGGAAGGGTAGAATGGAGCCATGAAGAGGATGCCATTTGGCGCGACTTGGTAACCAGACAAATGAGCGTGATTCAAGACCGAGCATGCGAGGCGTATCTGCATGGACTTAAGCTGCTTGATTTACCCCAGGACCGAGTGCCACAACTGCCCGAAATCAATCGTGTTTTGATGGAAACCACGGGCTGGCAAGTGGAGCCAGTGCCAGCATTGATCGACTTTGATCGTTTCTTCAATCTGCTTGGCAACAAACGCTTCCCAGTCGCGACGTTTTTGAGAACGCGAGAAGAGTTTGATTACCTACAAGAGCCGGATTTCTTCCATGAGATTTTTGGTCATTGCGCCATGCTCACCAACCCTGATTTTGCCGCCTTTACCGAGCACTACGGACAGCTTGGACAAGCTGCGACACCAAAGCAGCGAGGCTACCTTGCCCGTCTATATTGGTTTACAGTCGAGTTCGGCTTGGTCCGAGAAGGTAATCAAACCAAAATCTACGGTGGCGGTATCCTTTCATCTCCGGGAGAAACCATCTATTCATTGGAAAGCAACATCGCGATTAGAGGCGAATTCGATCTGCAAACTGTTTTAAGAACGCCTTATCGCATCGATATCATGCAGCCGAAATACTACGTGATTGAAGATTTGTCCCAGCTTTTCCAAATCAGCCAACTGAATTTATTGAAACAAGCCGATCTAGCGATTGAAGCCGGATTGCTTCCACCACTTTTTGAACCAAAGGAACCTGCTCATGTTGAATGA